A stretch of the Papaver somniferum cultivar HN1 chromosome 6, ASM357369v1, whole genome shotgun sequence genome encodes the following:
- the LOC113291623 gene encoding uncharacterized protein LOC113291623 encodes MFWLTEPVSKLSDHDQSLFVAILWSIWTSRNNFIFQHLKENHTTVLARDRAMLLTRKIGLTASTTTSVSICDHWIPPFFGWIKCNTDGAFDDTFGANGAGYVMRDFSRKASFCASIVFQSAEEVEARAI; translated from the coding sequence ATGTTTTGGTTAACTGAACCCGTGTCTAAGCtttctgatcatgatcaaagtCTCTTTGTAGCTATCTTGTGGTCCATTTGGACTAGTAGAAACAATTTCATTTTCCAACATTTGAAAGAAAATCATACTACTGTCTTAGCTAGAGACAGAGCTATGCTCTTAACTAGGAAAATTGGCCTTACTGCTTCCACTACTACTTCTGTCAGTATTTGTGATCATTGGATACCCCCCTTTTTTGGATGGATTAAATGCAATACTGATGGTGCATTTGATGATACTTTTGGAGCAAATGGTGCAGGGTATGTGATGCGTGACTTCTCAAGAAAAGCTTCCTTTTGTGCCTCAATAGTCTTTCAGTCTGCTGAAGAAGTTGAAGCCAGAGCCATTTGA